The Cyanobacteria bacterium FACHB-DQ100 genome includes a window with the following:
- a CDS encoding S-layer homology domain-containing protein — protein sequence MSNNLWKSLLVNPVLLGATLTVSAALGATGVAANEVKADATTQTVSSLDQLSAYSNEGVVSANQAGQVTSVSQLSDVRPTDWAFQALQSLVERYGCIAGYPDRTFRG from the coding sequence ATGTCTAATAACTTGTGGAAATCGCTGCTGGTTAATCCAGTGCTGCTTGGTGCTACGCTGACTGTCTCCGCTGCTCTTGGTGCAACTGGCGTTGCTGCGAACGAAGTCAAAGCTGATGCAACGACTCAAACTGTTTCCTCACTCGATCAATTAAGTGCCTATAGCAATGAGGGTGTTGTTTCAGCAAATCAAGCTGGACAAGTCACCTCGGTTTCTCAGCTCTCGGATGTGCGCCCGACTGACTGGGCATTCCAAGCCCTGCAATCCCTCGTTGAACGCTACGGCTGTATCGCGGGTTATCCCGATCGTACCTTCCGCGGCAA